The region GCGGCGTTGGACGAAGTTTCGGAAAGAGAAAAGCGCTATATCAGTTTGACGAACTATGCCTCCGGGCTGTGCATGCCGGAAATCGCAGTCATGGGCGCGATCGAGAGGCTCGATTTGATGCTCAACGACGCCATGTATGGCATTCTCTTCCGCGACATCAATCCCCAAAGAACCTTGCTGGATCAATACTTTTCCCGCATGATCAACGCCTATGCCGGCATCGAGATCCAGACCGGCGAGGATAATTATCTCACTACCTCGGACGCCATCGAGAAGGCATATACCGTCACCGCCTCGCAGCTCATCAATGAACAGTTTGCCCTGATCAGCGGGATCAAACCGGACAAAATGGGGCTGGGGCATGCCTATGAGATCGATCCCGAGATGGAAAACAGCTTTGTCTATGAGCTTGCGCACGCGCTGCTCACCAAAGAACTCTTTCCCGATTCGCCGGTCAAATATATGCCGCCCACCAAGTTTGCCGGCGGCAACATCTTCAAGACGCACCTGCTGGATGCCATGTTCAACTTTATCGGCGGGCTCACCGATCAGGGAGTTCAGCTTTTGGGAATGATGACGGAGGCGATCCACACTCCGCATCTGGCAGACCGGTCTCTGGCGATCGAGAACGCACAGTACATCTTCAAGGCGGTCAAGGGATTAAATGCCAATCTCCGCCTCGAGCCAGACAGCTTTATCAATGCCCGGGCAAACGAAGTCCTTGAAGAAGCCACGCTCTTCCTCGAAAGAGTTGCCGATGAAGGCTTGCTGAACGCAATGGCAAAAGGCGAATTCGCCGAGATCAAACGCCCTGAAAACGGCGGAAAAGGTCTGGACGGAGTTTTCCGCAAGGACGAAGGTTATTTCAACCCTTTCCTTGAACAAATGAAAGCGGAGCTTGGACTATGAGCAAAAAGACGGTCATCCGCCCCTATGGAGACACCTCAAATGACGGCAAGATGCAGCTTTCTTTCAGCCTGCCGGTCTCTGGGGATGCCATTGGCAAAGAAGCGGCAAGATTGCTGCTCAAGGATATCGGTTTCGATGACATTGAGATCTGCGGTATAAGAGACCTGCGCGAAGGTTTCACGCACTTCATCGCCTATGCCGTAACCTCCTCTTCCGTAGATATTTCCAAGATCAAAGTGACGGTCGTGGAAACTTCGGTCATGGACATGGAAAGCACGGACGAGTATATTCAGAATCATCTCGGCAGACAAATCACCGTAGTCGGAGCCTGCATCGAAAGCGACGCCCATACAGTGGGAATCGACGCCATCATGAATATGAAGGGCTATAATCACCGCTATGGTTTGGAACGCTATCACGGTTTCAACGCCATCAACATGGGCGCCCAGGTATTTTGTGAAGACCTTTTGCAGCGCGCCAGATTGGAAAAAGCGGACGTCATCCTCGTCTCACAAGTGGTCACTCAAAAGAATATCCACATCAAAAACCTCACCCGCCTCATCGAACTCGCCGAGACCGAACAAGTGCGAGACAAAATGCTCTTTATCTGCGGAGGACCGAGGATATCGCACGAACTGGCGATAGAGCTTGGCTATGACGCGGGCTTTGGCACGGGGACATATTCAACCGATGTCGCGTCTTATATTGCGATTACGTTGGCGGGGAAGAGATAATATGTTTTGGTGGAAGGGTGGAAAGGTGGATAAGTTTTTTTGGTGGAAAGGTGGAATGGTGGAAAGGAGGAAAGGTGAAGCTGCGCCTAAGACGAGTTGGGAGGCGAATACCGATAAAAGAAATATGACATATAAGATTCAGGGGATTATCGGGTTTGGAAGAAAGATAATGAGTGTTGCTCCACCTTTCCACCCATCACCGATAAGGAGCAAAAATGGAATCCTATAAAGAGCTAAACGTCTATCAACTCAGCATGGATCTGGTTGTGGACATTTACAAAGCGACCGATGCATTTCCAAAGCATGAGTTGTATGGTCTATGTTCCCAAATGCGAAGATGTGCTATCTCAATTCCATCGAATATTGCGGAAGGCTCAAGTAGAAAGAATTCGAAGGAGTTTATCCAGTTTTTGTTTGTTGCTAATGCCTCACTTTCGGAACTGGAAACGCAGACTGAAATTTCACGTCGGTTAGTATATATATGCAACACCGACTCCATTACCGAAAAGGTTAAGCGCATTCGCAAGATGCTGATAAATCTTATCGCTGCTATTAATAGTAAGTTGGATGAAAGTAGGGGAAAATGATTATGGATAAGTTTTTTTGGTGGAAGGGTGGAAAGGTGGAAAGGTGGAAAGGTGAAGCTGCGCCTAAGACGAGTTGGGATGCGAATACCGATATAAGAAATATGACATATAAGATTCAGGGGATTATCGGGTTTGGAAGAAAGATAGTGAGTGTTGCACACCCATTCCGCGCCAATATACACTTTCCAGCCTTCCACCTTCGCAGCAGTGGCATGCTGCGCTACGGGCACACCTTTCCACCCTTCCACCTTTCCACCTTTCCACGAGAATCATGATTAACCTACTAATAACCATCATCGCTCTCGGCATACTGATAACCGTCCACGAGCTTGGGCACTTCCTGATGGCTCGCGCTTTGGGTGTGGGCATCGAGAAGTTTTCCATCGGATTTGGCAAGCCAATTTTCTCTTTTACCAGAAAGGGGATCGACTATCGCATCGCTTGGATTCCCTTGGGCGGATACGTGAAAATGAAGGGTGAAGATCCAGAGGACACGGATGCCGACGAAGCGCTTTCCTTCACCAAAAAAGTGTGGTGGAAGCGCGGATTGATCGCTTTCAGCGGACCCTTTGCAAATCTCGTTTTCGGGTTGCTTATCTTCATTGTTTCCTATATGTTGCCGCTCACGGTGGAGGATCACTATCCGGTCGTTCACGAGGCACGGGGGATCTGGAATGGCGTTTTTACACCGGGGGATAGCATCGTCAGCGTCAATGACAAGCCGGTCAACGGGTGGTATGACTTTTTGGGCGCTTTGTCCAAAGAACAGCAGAACAAGATAACCCTACAGCGGGATTCGGAGCTGAGGAGCTTTGCGGTCCAGCCTGCCGATCTCGATTCTCTTTATGTTAGCTTGTTGCCATTGGTCAGCACCCGGATCGGAGAAGTGTTTTCAGCAATGCCGGCATGGAAAGCTGGCTTGAGGGTTGGCGACGTAGTTTTGGCGGTGGATTCGGTCGAGGTTGACAATTGGTATTCGATGCGGGAACTGATTGTCAGTTCCCCGCGCGACACTGTCGAACTGAAGCTCCGACGTGGGGAACAGATTCTCTCGCGCGGCATGAAGCTGAGTGAAAACCCTGCCTTAGGCGAACAGAAGATGATCGGCATATCCCAGTTCCAACCGGTGAAAAGCGTCCATCAATTCACTCCGCCCCAGGCAGTTAAGAACGGTATCAGTTCCACTTTCGGTTTCATCGCTTTGAACTATGCCGGGCTTTACAAACTGATCCTTAATCCCAAACAATTTGGCAGCAGCGTCGGCGGACCGGTGATGCTTGCCTCGATGTCCCAACAGGTTGGAAACAAGGGCTTTGGCTATCTGTTAATCTTCTTTGCCAGCATCAGCCTGATCCTGATGATCATGAATCTGTTGCCGATCCCCATTCTTGACGGCGGACACATCATGTTTTGCCTGATTGAAGGCGTTAGCGGCAGACCGGTTCCAGTGAAAATCCAGGCGCTCCTGCAAAGAGTGGGTCTCACACTGCTGCTGCTTTTGATGGTTTTTGCCTTCTATTCGGATATTTCGAGCCTGCTGATGCGTTTCTTTGCGGGCAGAATGCCATAGGATGATTGATGTTTGAATTTAATTTGGAACACAGAAGCGGAAAAGCGCGCGCCGCTTCGATCAGCACCGATCACGGAGATATCAAGACTCCCGTTTTCATGCCGGTCGGCACTCTCGGAACGGTGAAGGCGATGAGCCCTCACGAACTCGAGGTCAGCAACGCGCAGATCATTTTGGGAAACACCTATCACCTCTATTTGCGTCCCGGGCACGAACTTATCCGCGCCGCCGGCGGTTTGCACAAGTTTATCTCCTGGGAACATCCCATGCTCACGGACAGTGGTGGTTTCCAGGTGATGAGCCTCTCCGCGCTGCGCAAGATATCCAAAGAAGGGGTGACCTTTCAGAGCCACATCGACGGCAGCCGTCATTTATTCACTCCGGAAAGCGTGATTGGCATCCAGGAAGCCCTCGGCGCTGATATCATCATGAGTTTTGATGAATGCCCCCCTTTCCCCACCACCCGTGAATATGTGGCAAAATCTCTCAAAACCACCCTCCAATGGGCGGAACGGGGCAAGAAAGCTTTCACCAACCAGGCTCGTCAAGCTCTCTTTGGCATCGTTCAGGGTGGCGTCTATGAAGACCTGCGCGAGCAATCCGCACTCGCCCTCATGGACATGGATTTTCCGGGTTATTCAATCGGCGGACTCGCAGTGGGAGAAGGAAAAGAGGATTTGTTGAGAACGACGGCTTTTCTAAACGACATCCTGCCTCAGGACAAACCCCGCTATCTGATGGGCGTCGGAACTCCGGCAGACCTTTTGCAGAACGTCGGCAACGGGGTGGATATGTTTGATTGCGTGATGCCCACCCGCAACGCACGCAAGGGCAGCATCTTCACCCGCTATGGAAAGATGATCATCAAGGCGGCACGCTTCAAGGACGACTTTGCACCCATCGATCCGCTCTGCGGCTGCTATACCTGCCAACACTTTTCCCGTGCCTACATCCGGCATCTCATCAGCATGAACGAGATTCTCGGCATGCGTCTCACCACCATCCACAGCCTCTATTTCTATCAGGAATTGATGCAGATGGCAAGAGCCGCGATCATCAATGACCGATATCAGGACTTCATGGCAGAAATGCTTCCCGTGCTGGACAGAATAATATAGACGAGGTTATGTTTTCCGGCTTATAATCGAGCCCCTATACCCAGACTGAATAGATGTTTCAAGGCACTGCCGCCATTAACGATTGGGATGTATTCCAGCCCAAGTTCCGGAGTCAAGTGAAAAGCATACAGGTTGAATCTGGCATTTCCACGGATACCGCCGTGGATGACTGCATAGGGACCATAATTAACGCCGTTGTAAAACTTGGAAAAGCTGCTATAGTTCACGCGGCAAGCCCCCGTGAAACTAACCACCTTACCGGCACGGTAGGTATAAAGCAATTGAGCTTCTCCTCCATTTGCTCGATACACTGCGTAAGTATTTTCAAATGCATTCAATCTTTCATACTTGCCTCTTACGCTGGTGAGCATCGGTATCGCCGCCAGATAGTGCTCACCTTCCCTGTAGAGGAGCATCTTGCAACCATATTTGAAGCCATGGCTTTTCGCTGCCAGAAAGAAAATTCCACTGAGATCAACACGGGGCGTCATGCCCAGGGAAAGTTTGCATCCATAGTTCCCATCGATGCTCACCTTGTTTTCGTCTTGGGGATCGTCCTCTCCTCCTGTGCGGACTGCGGTGTCCAGATCCACACCCGCTCCAAAATATGCAGAGACTTCTACCTTATCCGGATAAAGCGGGATCGCGGTATCCTGCGTGCTGAGATCCATCACCGCGCAACCGCCTAAAAGGAAGAGCGCACTCAAACAGAGATAAACATATTTCATAATT is a window of Candidatus Cloacimonadaceae bacterium DNA encoding:
- a CDS encoding lysine 5,6-aminomutase subunit alpha → MLKLDLKPQLPIRARTAAKKIAASFGWLFEDYSSRSIERTVIRMMGIDGALKDGKPMPNVLTDHLVSHRALEKGAAIRIANAMLQRKLSAQQVADAVGRGELDLSALPMVSNDEIFGILQESTTTMLKHISRQKKYREETYSRYGSRRKPAIYVIVATGNIHEDVVQARAAAFEGADIIAVIRSTAQSLLDYVPYGATTVGFGGTYATQENFRIMRAALDEVSEREKRYISLTNYASGLCMPEIAVMGAIERLDLMLNDAMYGILFRDINPQRTLLDQYFSRMINAYAGIEIQTGEDNYLTTSDAIEKAYTVTASQLINEQFALISGIKPDKMGLGHAYEIDPEMENSFVYELAHALLTKELFPDSPVKYMPPTKFAGGNIFKTHLLDAMFNFIGGLTDQGVQLLGMMTEAIHTPHLADRSLAIENAQYIFKAVKGLNANLRLEPDSFINARANEVLEEATLFLERVADEGLLNAMAKGEFAEIKRPENGGKGLDGVFRKDEGYFNPFLEQMKAELGL
- a CDS encoding OAM dimerization domain-containing protein — encoded protein: MSKKTVIRPYGDTSNDGKMQLSFSLPVSGDAIGKEAARLLLKDIGFDDIEICGIRDLREGFTHFIAYAVTSSSVDISKIKVTVVETSVMDMESTDEYIQNHLGRQITVVGACIESDAHTVGIDAIMNMKGYNHRYGLERYHGFNAINMGAQVFCEDLLQRARLEKADVILVSQVVTQKNIHIKNLTRLIELAETEQVRDKMLFICGGPRISHELAIELGYDAGFGTGTYSTDVASYIAITLAGKR
- a CDS encoding four helix bundle protein, translated to MESYKELNVYQLSMDLVVDIYKATDAFPKHELYGLCSQMRRCAISIPSNIAEGSSRKNSKEFIQFLFVANASLSELETQTEISRRLVYICNTDSITEKVKRIRKMLINLIAAINSKLDESRGK
- the rseP gene encoding RIP metalloprotease RseP; this encodes MINLLITIIALGILITVHELGHFLMARALGVGIEKFSIGFGKPIFSFTRKGIDYRIAWIPLGGYVKMKGEDPEDTDADEALSFTKKVWWKRGLIAFSGPFANLVFGLLIFIVSYMLPLTVEDHYPVVHEARGIWNGVFTPGDSIVSVNDKPVNGWYDFLGALSKEQQNKITLQRDSELRSFAVQPADLDSLYVSLLPLVSTRIGEVFSAMPAWKAGLRVGDVVLAVDSVEVDNWYSMRELIVSSPRDTVELKLRRGEQILSRGMKLSENPALGEQKMIGISQFQPVKSVHQFTPPQAVKNGISSTFGFIALNYAGLYKLILNPKQFGSSVGGPVMLASMSQQVGNKGFGYLLIFFASISLILMIMNLLPIPILDGGHIMFCLIEGVSGRPVPVKIQALLQRVGLTLLLLLMVFAFYSDISSLLMRFFAGRMP
- the tgt gene encoding tRNA guanosine(34) transglycosylase Tgt, yielding MFEFNLEHRSGKARAASISTDHGDIKTPVFMPVGTLGTVKAMSPHELEVSNAQIILGNTYHLYLRPGHELIRAAGGLHKFISWEHPMLTDSGGFQVMSLSALRKISKEGVTFQSHIDGSRHLFTPESVIGIQEALGADIIMSFDECPPFPTTREYVAKSLKTTLQWAERGKKAFTNQARQALFGIVQGGVYEDLREQSALALMDMDFPGYSIGGLAVGEGKEDLLRTTAFLNDILPQDKPRYLMGVGTPADLLQNVGNGVDMFDCVMPTRNARKGSIFTRYGKMIIKAARFKDDFAPIDPLCGCYTCQHFSRAYIRHLISMNEILGMRLTTIHSLYFYQELMQMARAAIINDRYQDFMAEMLPVLDRII